A portion of the Paenibacillus marchantiae genome contains these proteins:
- the codB gene encoding cytosine permease, whose translation MSKQDQEFSWQEVPKTQRNHFWKTLSVMLGFTFFSASMLAGGTLGVSLTFMEFIGIVLAGNLVLGIYTGALAHIAAKTGLSTHLLAKYAFGAKGSYLPSFLLGFTQVGWFGVGVAMFAIPVAKAMDWNVYLLIILFGLAMTASAIFGMKSLVILGYIAVPAIAILGGYSMFEGAGSLGGLQGLLDYTPTETLTAAAALTICIGSFISGGTLTPDFARFSRTSKQAVTATVIAFFLGNSLMFLFGAVGAMAYNLADISEVMFLQGLLIPAIIVLGLNIWTTNDNALYASGLGFANITKISKKFFVIVNGIVGTVFAMWMYNNFVSFLNVLGAAVPSIGAIIIADYFFVKRRNYKPFAEMSFKTVNWVAMVAWAIGVAFAQLAPGVTPLNALIGTAVAYIVLMLIVPNKESIKEKGKINDYTERKIAG comes from the coding sequence ATGAGCAAACAAGATCAAGAGTTTTCATGGCAAGAGGTGCCAAAAACGCAGAGAAATCATTTTTGGAAGACGTTATCCGTAATGTTGGGTTTCACCTTCTTCTCGGCGAGTATGTTGGCAGGGGGTACGCTTGGAGTCAGTTTGACGTTCATGGAATTCATTGGCATCGTGCTTGCGGGCAATCTGGTGCTCGGTATCTATACAGGAGCACTGGCGCATATCGCTGCCAAGACAGGCCTTTCCACACATTTACTTGCTAAATATGCGTTTGGTGCGAAAGGATCGTACCTGCCATCGTTCCTGCTCGGCTTCACACAGGTCGGATGGTTCGGGGTAGGCGTGGCCATGTTCGCGATTCCGGTTGCCAAAGCAATGGATTGGAACGTGTACCTGCTGATTATCCTGTTTGGTCTTGCTATGACGGCATCAGCCATCTTCGGTATGAAATCGCTCGTCATCTTGGGTTATATCGCGGTACCGGCAATTGCCATTCTCGGCGGTTACTCCATGTTCGAAGGTGCAGGCTCGCTGGGAGGTCTGCAAGGATTGCTCGATTACACGCCGACAGAGACACTCACCGCGGCAGCAGCATTGACCATTTGTATCGGTTCATTCATTAGTGGCGGAACTTTAACGCCCGATTTTGCTCGGTTTTCCCGGACGTCCAAGCAGGCGGTTACCGCAACGGTTATTGCCTTCTTCCTTGGGAACTCGCTTATGTTCCTGTTCGGGGCAGTTGGTGCAATGGCATATAACCTGGCTGATATCTCAGAGGTCATGTTCCTGCAAGGCTTACTCATTCCTGCGATTATCGTTCTTGGACTCAATATCTGGACAACCAACGATAACGCCTTGTACGCCTCGGGATTGGGTTTTGCCAACATCACTAAAATTTCGAAAAAGTTCTTCGTCATCGTAAACGGCATTGTGGGTACAGTATTTGCCATGTGGATGTACAACAATTTCGTCAGCTTCCTGAATGTGCTGGGCGCGGCAGTACCGTCCATTGGGGCCATCATCATCGCAGACTACTTCTTCGTGAAGCGCAGAAACTATAAACCGTTTGCTGAGATGAGTTTCAAAACTGTAAACTGGGTAGCAATGGTGGCTTGGGCCATCGGCGTTGCGTTTGCTCAGTTGGCTCCAGGAGTAACACCACTGAATGCACTGATCGGTACGGCAGTGGCCTACATCGTATTGATGCTGATCGTTCCTAACAAAGAATCCATTAAAGAAAAGGGGAAAATAAATGATTATACAGAACGCAAAATTGCGGGGTAA
- a CDS encoding ArsR/SmtB family transcription factor, translated as MAENELEMVQAVKVYKALGEPTRLKIAVMLAKESNQCFTAIGERLKTVAGSTLSHHLKQLTDSGLINSSKSGSFVHYSVNQEVAEKFAPYLLA; from the coding sequence GTGGCTGAAAACGAATTGGAAATGGTTCAGGCGGTCAAAGTATACAAAGCTTTAGGCGAACCCACACGTTTAAAAATCGCAGTGATGTTAGCCAAAGAGAGTAATCAATGTTTTACAGCTATTGGTGAACGACTAAAAACCGTTGCTGGTTCAACATTGTCACACCACCTGAAGCAATTAACCGACTCTGGCTTAATCAATTCATCTAAAAGTGGATCATTTGTCCACTATAGTGTTAATCAGGAAGTGGCAGAGAAATTTGCGCCTTATTTGCTGGCGTAA
- a CDS encoding LytTR family DNA-binding domain-containing protein: MIFIEIFIEVIDHTEEEEIRIRCHQVDEEIYELVNKIKTETLIILGYHEDKISRIKLSDIYYFEAVDGRVFAYGKNNVHEVKQKLYELEELCREKHCFRASKSTVLNIAKITSIHPSISGRFQALLDNGEKVVISRQYVPMLKHMLGL; encoded by the coding sequence GTGATTTTCATCGAAATTTTCATCGAAGTTATAGACCATACAGAAGAAGAGGAGATCCGCATCAGGTGTCACCAAGTAGACGAAGAAATATATGAGCTCGTTAATAAAATAAAAACCGAAACGCTCATTATACTTGGTTACCATGAGGATAAGATCAGCCGCATCAAACTTAGTGATATTTATTATTTTGAAGCTGTTGACGGCAGAGTGTTTGCGTATGGTAAGAACAACGTTCATGAAGTCAAACAAAAGCTTTATGAACTTGAGGAACTATGCAGAGAAAAGCATTGTTTTCGCGCCTCCAAATCCACCGTCCTAAATATAGCTAAGATTACCAGTATTCATCCGTCGATTAGCGGCCGTTTTCAGGCATTATTGGATAACGGGGAAAAGGTAGTCATATCACGGCAGTATGTGCCCATGCTTAAACACATGCTTGGATTATAA
- a CDS encoding DUF3021 family protein — translation MKYFGLIKEMIRDFLIIFASIMIIITILRQIYTPDSSFELNTIFTIMAFSFLGALTGSILYMPHSISENKMRLWVVFHFLFLESVLISLAVILNLVYTTSGILLLALQIAVVYAIVRLLAYRSDKKEAQMINERLKTFKNEN, via the coding sequence ATGAAGTATTTTGGCCTCATCAAAGAAATGATCAGAGATTTCTTAATTATATTCGCCTCCATCATGATAATCATCACTATATTACGGCAAATCTATACTCCTGATTCTAGTTTTGAGTTAAACACGATTTTCACAATTATGGCGTTCTCTTTTCTGGGTGCTTTAACTGGAAGCATATTATATATGCCGCATTCGATTAGCGAGAATAAAATGCGCTTGTGGGTAGTTTTTCATTTTCTCTTTCTGGAATCTGTTTTAATTTCTCTCGCTGTCATATTGAATCTCGTATACACCACTTCCGGTATATTATTATTGGCTTTGCAAATTGCCGTAGTATATGCGATCGTTCGCCTGCTGGCCTATAGGAGCGACAAAAAGGAAGCTCAAATGATTAATGAAAGATTAAAAACATTTAAAAACGAGAATTAG
- the pdxS gene encoding pyridoxal 5'-phosphate synthase lyase subunit PdxS yields the protein MMQTGTDRVKRGMAEMQKGGVIMDVMNAEQAKIAEAAGATAVMALERVPSDIRAAGGVARMADPTIVEEVMKVVSIPVMAKARIGHYIEAKVLESLGVDYLDESEVLTPADEVFHIDKHEFTVPFVCGAKDLGEALRRIGEGASMIRTKGEPGTGNIVEAVRHMRLINSQIRKVKNMSKDELYAEAKNLGVAYELLRDVHENGKLPVVNFAAGGVATPADAALMMHLGADGVFVGSGIFKSDNPEKFARAIVEATTHYTDYKLIAEVSKNLGAPMKGIEISKLAPEERMSNRGW from the coding sequence ATCATGCAAACAGGTACAGATCGTGTAAAAAGAGGAATGGCTGAGATGCAAAAGGGCGGCGTCATCATGGACGTCATGAATGCAGAACAAGCTAAAATTGCTGAAGCAGCAGGGGCAACAGCTGTTATGGCTCTTGAACGGGTACCCTCCGATATTCGCGCAGCCGGTGGTGTAGCTCGCATGGCAGACCCAACCATCGTGGAAGAGGTTATGAAGGTTGTGTCTATTCCGGTTATGGCCAAGGCTCGTATCGGTCATTACATAGAAGCCAAAGTACTTGAATCCCTAGGTGTGGACTATCTCGATGAAAGTGAAGTTCTTACGCCTGCAGACGAAGTATTCCATATCGATAAACATGAATTCACTGTACCTTTTGTATGTGGAGCCAAAGATTTGGGAGAAGCTCTGCGTCGTATTGGCGAAGGTGCTTCGATGATTCGTACAAAAGGTGAGCCTGGAACGGGCAACATTGTTGAGGCAGTTCGTCATATGCGTCTGATTAACAGCCAGATCCGCAAAGTGAAAAACATGTCCAAGGATGAGTTGTACGCTGAAGCCAAGAATCTGGGCGTAGCTTATGAATTACTGCGCGATGTTCATGAAAATGGAAAACTTCCAGTCGTTAACTTTGCAGCAGGCGGTGTAGCCACTCCGGCAGACGCAGCACTAATGATGCATCTGGGAGCAGACGGTGTGTTTGTAGGATCAGGTATTTTCAAATCAGATAACCCTGAGAAATTCGCTCGTGCAATCGTTGAAGCTACAACACATTACACGGATTACAAACTGATTGCTGAAGTATCCAAAAACTTGGGTGCCCCTATGAAAGGCATTGAAATTTCTAAATTGGCTCCAGAAGAGCGCATGTCCAACCGCGGTTGGTAA
- a CDS encoding DEAD/DEAH box helicase family protein: MKFVLIFGPQAVGKMTVGHELEMISDLKLFHNHMTIELLAPYFGFSNEMWGLSDKFRQDIFEATAASNMYGMIFTYVWGFDLQRDWDYVDKICKIFEDQDADVYFIELEADLEERIERNKTPHRLEHKPTKRDILFSEQDLKQTMEQHRLNSLEGEIKKENYLRINNTKIKAREVAEIIKNRFFL; the protein is encoded by the coding sequence ATGAAATTTGTTTTGATATTTGGTCCTCAGGCAGTAGGTAAAATGACAGTGGGGCATGAACTGGAAATGATATCTGATTTAAAATTGTTTCACAACCATATGACGATAGAATTGCTGGCTCCTTATTTTGGCTTCAGTAATGAAATGTGGGGATTATCGGATAAATTTCGTCAGGATATATTTGAAGCGACCGCCGCCAGTAATATGTATGGAATGATATTCACATATGTATGGGGATTCGATTTGCAGAGAGACTGGGATTACGTCGACAAAATTTGTAAAATATTTGAGGATCAAGATGCGGATGTCTATTTTATTGAGCTTGAAGCCGATCTTGAGGAGAGAATAGAGCGTAACAAGACTCCCCATAGACTTGAACATAAACCGACAAAGAGAGATATCCTATTCTCTGAACAGGATCTAAAACAGACAATGGAGCAACATCGATTGAACTCATTAGAGGGAGAAATTAAAAAAGAAAACTATTTGAGAATAAACAATACGAAAATCAAAGCTCGTGAAGTTGCTGAAATCATAAAAAATAGATTCTTTTTATAA
- a CDS encoding MFS transporter, which produces MRDSWKIYVLAMVSFLVGTSEFVISGILDRVAGDTGVTLAAAGQLITVYSLAYAIGTPILIAMTAKMDRRKLMLAALTLFFIGNLVTILTTGFSMLLGARIILAVGTGVFMVVALTVAANTAQQGKQGSAIATVLLGFNLALILGVPLGRVIAGSYDWKLIFTGIGVLSLIAMFVLLLTIPKSKGDTPVPLREQLSLLKTPRIAIALSIGFFWIMGYTIVYTYISPFLLNITGMSDRMISVGLFAFGIASLLGSQVGGYGADKWGIPRTMIGGLLFHSGILLLITGFAHTSVYLVFPLLMLWSFFAWSTGPVQQVYLIAMAPKASGIVLSLNTSILQLGMAAGAVIGGMVVENISLQAVGFIGAIGVALGVIPAVLSLSMRKKSDIRVKE; this is translated from the coding sequence ATGAGAGATTCTTGGAAAATTTATGTTCTGGCCATGGTCAGTTTTTTGGTAGGAACATCTGAATTTGTAATCTCAGGTATATTGGATAGGGTAGCAGGCGATACCGGGGTGACACTGGCAGCAGCTGGTCAACTCATCACTGTCTATTCACTTGCTTACGCAATAGGCACTCCAATTTTGATCGCAATGACTGCAAAAATGGATCGAAGAAAGCTCATGCTGGCTGCTTTGACGCTATTTTTCATAGGAAATCTAGTCACGATTTTAACAACTGGCTTCTCTATGCTGCTAGGAGCTAGAATTATACTGGCTGTTGGCACGGGTGTATTTATGGTGGTGGCCCTGACCGTAGCTGCCAACACCGCTCAACAGGGCAAGCAAGGAAGTGCAATTGCTACAGTTCTTTTAGGCTTTAACCTTGCGCTTATTCTTGGTGTTCCACTGGGAAGAGTGATTGCTGGTTCATATGATTGGAAGCTCATTTTCACGGGGATCGGCGTGCTCAGCTTAATCGCAATGTTTGTTCTTCTATTGACAATTCCCAAGTCTAAGGGAGACACTCCTGTACCCCTACGTGAACAGCTATCCCTGCTTAAAACGCCTCGAATCGCTATCGCCTTATCTATTGGATTTTTCTGGATAATGGGTTATACAATCGTTTACACGTATATCTCCCCATTCCTTCTGAACATTACTGGAATGAGTGACCGAATGATTAGTGTTGGGCTCTTTGCATTCGGTATTGCCAGTCTTCTTGGTTCCCAAGTTGGCGGCTATGGTGCAGACAAATGGGGTATCCCTCGTACAATGATTGGCGGCTTGCTTTTCCATTCCGGAATCTTGCTTTTAATCACAGGATTCGCCCATACTTCCGTGTACCTCGTGTTTCCTTTACTTATGTTGTGGTCCTTTTTTGCCTGGTCAACAGGTCCTGTCCAACAGGTATATTTGATTGCCATGGCACCAAAAGCCTCGGGAATCGTCTTGAGCTTGAACACTTCAATCTTACAATTGGGGATGGCTGCTGGTGCCGTAATTGGGGGTATGGTAGTGGAAAACATATCGCTTCAAGCCGTTGGTTTTATTGGGGCCATCGGTGTTGCGCTTGGAGTCATTCCAGCAGTATTATCTTTATCTATGCGAAAAAAATCTGATATTAGGGTTAAAGAATAA
- the pdxR gene encoding MocR-like pyridoxine biosynthesis transcription factor PdxR — translation MQFHVAYSSYLNRKYTKMKALYHAIRDAIHEGNLVHGEKLPSTRELAATYHISRGTVNQVYDTLTAQGYIHSEHGRGTFVAYQLDLSNDASTVKACAHHLSAWGNRIQQFEQHTTQRNSQTNAQTSNSRIESDEVIDFSKYQPDFSKFPYDEWNNRLYAEIRNREHHIETTSALVSSTGEPKLREAIAAYLRRMRGIQVDADHIAVTAGSMQAIALLTQLLADPGDHVVTESPCYIGISQAILAAGATLIEANLDGQGVVPQNWEARMLFVTPSRQFPTGEMLSLERRQTLLDWAHRHDAMIVEDDYDSEFRYRGMHVEPLKTLDKAGRVIYLGSFTKTLPLEVRLGYVVLPPTLADTFRKAQALYEPRPVNLIEQRALAAFMTSGQYERHLRRMNRLYSRKFHLLLKLLNQQLSTWFDWVENEAGLHVFGWWRGDASTYEVFRSSARSEGVVYAEVSSSTSDGTKYGIYLSFAHLSDVQLQEGVSKLKNAVTAPL, via the coding sequence ATGCAATTTCATGTAGCTTACAGTTCATATTTGAACCGAAAATATACCAAGATGAAGGCTCTCTATCATGCGATTCGTGATGCTATTCATGAAGGTAATCTGGTGCATGGCGAGAAGTTACCATCTACGAGAGAGTTAGCTGCGACGTATCACATTTCCCGAGGCACAGTGAATCAGGTTTATGATACATTGACTGCTCAAGGTTACATTCATTCAGAGCATGGAAGAGGAACCTTTGTTGCTTATCAGTTGGATTTAAGCAATGATGCGTCCACCGTGAAAGCTTGCGCTCATCACTTATCAGCCTGGGGGAATCGTATTCAGCAGTTTGAACAGCACACAACTCAAAGGAATTCACAAACCAATGCACAAACAAGCAATTCCAGAATAGAAAGCGACGAAGTTATTGATTTTAGCAAATACCAGCCTGATTTCTCCAAATTCCCTTACGATGAATGGAACAATCGATTGTATGCTGAGATACGAAATCGAGAGCATCACATAGAAACAACCTCTGCTCTTGTTAGTTCAACAGGAGAGCCGAAATTGCGAGAAGCCATTGCTGCCTACCTTCGGCGGATGCGGGGGATTCAAGTCGATGCGGATCATATTGCAGTGACTGCAGGCTCTATGCAAGCTATAGCTCTACTCACTCAATTACTTGCAGATCCCGGGGATCATGTAGTGACGGAGAGTCCTTGTTATATCGGGATTTCTCAAGCCATTTTGGCTGCAGGTGCAACGTTGATTGAAGCCAATCTCGATGGTCAAGGCGTTGTTCCCCAAAACTGGGAAGCACGTATGTTGTTTGTCACGCCGTCCCGACAATTCCCTACTGGCGAAATGCTCAGCCTTGAACGCAGACAAACATTGCTGGACTGGGCACATCGTCATGATGCCATGATTGTCGAGGATGATTATGATAGTGAATTCCGATATCGCGGAATGCATGTTGAACCGCTGAAAACATTGGATAAAGCGGGGCGCGTAATCTACCTGGGTAGCTTCACGAAAACCTTGCCTTTGGAAGTACGGCTTGGTTATGTGGTTCTCCCCCCTACTTTGGCAGACACCTTTAGAAAAGCACAGGCATTATACGAGCCAAGACCCGTCAATCTGATCGAGCAGCGGGCATTAGCCGCATTTATGACAAGCGGCCAATATGAGCGTCATCTGCGCAGGATGAATCGTTTATACAGTCGCAAATTTCATCTGTTACTCAAACTTTTGAACCAGCAACTCTCAACATGGTTTGATTGGGTGGAAAATGAAGCCGGTCTGCACGTGTTTGGCTGGTGGCGAGGTGATGCGTCCACTTATGAAGTCTTTCGTTCGTCGGCTAGATCAGAAGGGGTTGTATACGCAGAAGTCAGCAGTTCAACGTCTGACGGTACGAAGTATGGTATCTATTTATCATTTGCACATTTGTCAGATGTTCAATTACAGGAAGGCGTATCCAAATTAAAAAATGCCGTCACAGCTCCATTGTGA
- a CDS encoding alpha/beta hydrolase family protein, whose amino-acid sequence MEILILIVMLVFELAIAVYSIATKQSQSKIKSWMRITTFIVFIMLILGKIVVWEYTWGLFAGLLSILAFKEMVALLRKQTHTPGYKVYSTILKFLLLALTIVVTLVPVLLFPQYKLPQVTGPYAVATAIYSYVDMNRIEEFTDRENNRFVNVEFWYPEKADGTYPLLVFSHGAFGIKASNTSTFTELASHGYVVVSIDHPYHSFYTISKDRKIATVNPEYMQEVNNANKAGFYSLGEYFELTQKWITLRTDDMDFVMDTILEQAVQNKDPVYERIDIQKIGVFGHSMGGAASVALGRERDDIDAVVNIDAPFFSELSYDEAANELSVKSEVYTIPLLNIYSDDVWVQLDSSSSYIANKISNENFKGAYTVHFKGAKHLSLTDLPLFSPILADLLQGGKADIDKYYAIETQNELILRFFDSVLKNQGQFAPKATY is encoded by the coding sequence ATGGAGATTTTAATACTTATTGTTATGTTGGTTTTTGAGCTTGCAATTGCCGTTTATTCCATTGCAACCAAGCAAAGCCAAAGCAAGATAAAGAGTTGGATGAGAATCACAACATTTATAGTATTCATAATGCTGATCTTAGGGAAAATCGTCGTATGGGAGTACACTTGGGGGCTGTTTGCAGGCTTGCTCTCTATATTAGCTTTCAAAGAAATGGTTGCACTCCTGCGCAAACAAACACATACTCCGGGTTACAAAGTTTATTCTACGATTTTAAAATTCCTTTTGCTAGCACTGACTATCGTTGTCACTCTTGTTCCGGTTTTACTTTTTCCACAGTATAAATTGCCGCAAGTGACAGGTCCATATGCAGTGGCCACCGCCATTTACAGCTATGTGGACATGAATCGTATTGAAGAATTTACGGATCGAGAAAACAATCGGTTTGTTAACGTAGAATTTTGGTACCCTGAAAAGGCAGACGGAACCTATCCTTTGCTTGTGTTCTCCCATGGAGCATTCGGTATTAAAGCAAGCAACACTTCTACCTTTACAGAACTTGCGAGCCACGGTTATGTCGTCGTTTCCATTGATCATCCTTATCATTCTTTTTATACCATTTCCAAGGATAGAAAGATTGCGACAGTTAACCCCGAGTATATGCAAGAAGTCAATAATGCAAATAAAGCAGGTTTTTATTCGCTTGGTGAGTATTTTGAGCTTACTCAAAAATGGATAACATTGCGAACTGATGATATGGATTTTGTCATGGATACTATTCTAGAACAAGCAGTGCAAAATAAAGATCCTGTATATGAGAGAATCGATATACAGAAAATAGGCGTGTTCGGTCATTCTATGGGTGGAGCGGCAAGCGTAGCACTGGGCAGAGAACGCGATGACATTGACGCAGTGGTAAATATAGATGCTCCGTTCTTTAGCGAACTTTCGTATGATGAAGCTGCGAACGAACTATCTGTAAAATCCGAAGTTTACACAATTCCGCTTCTTAACATTTATTCGGATGATGTATGGGTACAGCTGGACAGCAGCTCTTCTTATATCGCGAATAAAATTTCAAATGAAAATTTTAAAGGAGCATACACCGTTCATTTTAAAGGCGCAAAACATTTAAGTTTGACTGATCTACCTTTATTCTCTCCTATATTGGCGGACCTGTTGCAAGGTGGAAAAGCAGATATCGATAAGTATTATGCGATTGAAACTCAAAATGAACTTATCCTTCGTTTTTTTGACTCTGTGCTAAAGAATCAAGGTCAGTTTGCTCCAAAAGCGACGTATTAA
- a CDS encoding cytosine deaminase, producing the protein MIIQNAKLRGKEGLWNIVVKDGKFEQITQELQATANEEVLDVNGSLVLPPFIEPHIHLDTTLTAGEPEWNLSGTLFEGIQRWSERKAFLTHEDVKTRSKTALKWQMAQGIQHVRTHVDVTDPTLTAVKAMLEVKEEMAPYIDIQLVAFPQEGIHSYPNGAELLEESLKMGVDVVGGIPHFEFTREYGVDSMKVAFDLAEKYDRLIDIHCDEIDDEQSRFVEVVAKEAYERGLGSRTTASHTTAMGSYNDAYTYKLFRLLKMADLNFVSNPLVNIHLQGRFDTYPKRRGLTRVKELQEAGLNVCFGHDDIFDPWYPLGTGNMLQVLHMGIHASQLLGYDQIVNSVDLITKNSARTLHIEDVYGIEVGKPANFIVLEAENEYEAVRKQAGVLYSYRGGRKIAETKPRDTSIILEGGSEKVTFNK; encoded by the coding sequence ATGATTATACAGAACGCAAAATTGCGGGGTAAAGAAGGTCTATGGAATATCGTTGTAAAAGACGGGAAGTTCGAACAAATTACACAGGAGCTACAAGCCACTGCAAATGAGGAAGTACTTGACGTCAACGGTTCACTTGTATTGCCACCGTTCATTGAGCCTCACATCCATCTGGATACAACGTTAACGGCTGGCGAGCCGGAGTGGAATTTGAGTGGGACGCTGTTTGAAGGCATCCAGCGTTGGTCGGAACGTAAAGCATTCTTGACACATGAAGATGTTAAAACTCGCTCCAAAACAGCACTGAAATGGCAAATGGCGCAAGGAATCCAACATGTGCGGACACATGTGGACGTTACAGACCCAACCTTGACTGCAGTCAAAGCGATGCTTGAAGTAAAAGAAGAGATGGCACCATACATCGACATTCAGCTTGTGGCTTTCCCACAGGAAGGTATTCATTCCTATCCAAACGGTGCAGAACTGCTGGAAGAGTCACTGAAAATGGGCGTTGACGTGGTCGGCGGCATTCCGCACTTCGAATTCACGAGAGAATACGGCGTCGATTCGATGAAGGTTGCTTTTGACCTTGCTGAAAAATACGACCGTTTGATAGACATCCATTGCGACGAGATCGATGACGAGCAATCCCGCTTCGTGGAAGTCGTTGCCAAGGAAGCCTACGAACGCGGACTGGGCTCTCGTACAACAGCAAGCCACACGACGGCGATGGGGTCTTATAATGACGCATATACGTACAAATTGTTCAGATTGCTGAAGATGGCTGACCTCAATTTCGTCTCCAATCCGTTGGTCAACATTCACCTGCAAGGGCGCTTCGACACGTATCCAAAAAGAAGAGGTCTGACTCGCGTCAAAGAACTGCAGGAAGCTGGTCTTAACGTGTGCTTCGGTCATGATGACATTTTCGATCCATGGTATCCGCTAGGAACGGGCAACATGCTCCAAGTACTGCATATGGGTATTCATGCTTCGCAGTTGCTGGGTTATGATCAAATCGTAAATTCGGTCGATCTCATTACGAAAAACAGCGCAAGAACGTTGCATATCGAGGATGTATACGGCATTGAAGTAGGAAAACCTGCCAACTTCATCGTTCTTGAAGCAGAGAATGAATACGAGGCTGTTCGAAAACAGGCTGGTGTACTGTACTCGTATAGAGGTGGCCGTAAAATCGCGGAAACAAAACCTCGTGACACGTCGATCATTCTTGAAGGTGGTTCGGAGAAGGTTACGTTCAATAAATAA
- a CDS encoding LLM class flavin-dependent oxidoreductase gives MKEKSIMELGITTFLHTNPEHGGVSPAERLRQAIEEIQLADQVGLDVYAIGEHHRIDYTSSSPAVILATAASTTKRIRLSSAVTVLSSDDPVRVYQDFATLDVLSKGRAEIMAGRGSFVESFPLFGYELNDYEELYEEKLELLLKIRANEKVQWSGGHRPAINNMGVYPRAEQDPLPVWIATGGSPESAVRAGKLGLPVIFSIIGGMPERFAPLVELYKAAAKKAGHDPSKLQIASHSHGFIAESFEIAAKNYFPVMAEQMNKIGRERGWAPYTRDTFKEACNLRGALYVGDPEYVAEKILLAQKKLSLTRFLMYVDFSSLSHLELLRTIEFLGTKVAPIVHKELASK, from the coding sequence ATGAAAGAAAAGTCAATCATGGAACTGGGAATCACCACCTTTCTCCATACAAATCCAGAACATGGTGGTGTATCCCCGGCCGAGAGGCTACGACAAGCGATCGAGGAAATTCAATTGGCTGATCAGGTTGGGCTCGATGTATATGCTATTGGAGAACATCATCGAATCGACTATACAAGCTCATCACCGGCGGTCATTCTTGCGACTGCAGCATCTACAACTAAGCGGATTCGGCTATCTAGCGCTGTAACAGTGCTCTCTTCGGATGATCCTGTCCGTGTATATCAGGATTTCGCAACACTGGACGTTCTATCTAAAGGGCGAGCCGAGATCATGGCTGGACGTGGCTCTTTTGTTGAATCGTTTCCACTATTTGGATATGAATTAAACGACTATGAAGAGTTGTACGAAGAGAAACTTGAACTATTATTAAAAATACGAGCTAATGAAAAGGTGCAATGGAGTGGTGGACATCGTCCAGCTATAAATAATATGGGCGTATATCCCCGTGCTGAGCAGGACCCATTGCCAGTATGGATAGCCACTGGCGGCAGTCCTGAGTCGGCGGTTCGAGCTGGTAAGTTAGGACTTCCTGTTATCTTCTCGATTATCGGTGGAATGCCAGAACGTTTTGCACCATTGGTGGAGCTATATAAGGCAGCTGCCAAGAAAGCTGGACATGATCCCAGCAAGTTACAGATTGCATCCCATTCCCATGGTTTTATTGCGGAGTCGTTTGAAATAGCCGCTAAAAATTACTTTCCCGTTATGGCTGAACAGATGAATAAGATTGGACGAGAACGAGGGTGGGCACCTTACACTCGCGACACGTTCAAAGAAGCTTGCAACCTGCGTGGTGCTCTATATGTTGGAGATCCAGAATATGTGGCGGAGAAGATTCTGCTTGCACAAAAGAAATTAAGTTTGACCCGTTTCCTTATGTACGTTGATTTCAGTTCACTGTCTCATTTGGAATTGCTGCGGACGATCGAGTTTCTCGGGACAAAAGTTGCACCCATTGTTCATAAGGAGCTAGCAAGCAAATAA